One Mesomycoplasma molare genomic window carries:
- a CDS encoding class I SAM-dependent methyltransferase: MIYNKNNKKVFLEEKTIKRYKKDFDNVKLWNSEKSLINKYFVNKDGQILDLGCGLGRTTFGIFELGYKNIVGVDISFRMIEEAKKINLNLNKNILFQVGDATELPFKDKSFDYILFSFNGWTGIPSEKFRLKALEEIFRLLKEDGIFIFTAHDREEIEYLKYYKNSLEKCSSEFIFEKYGDFIFVNEDYVCDFLHLYSKEELVTILTSKNFKILDIVNRDKNFQENKLVKEISDNTTFWIVKK, encoded by the coding sequence ATGATTTATAATAAAAATAATAAAAAAGTTTTTTTAGAAGAAAAAACAATAAAAAGATATAAAAAAGACTTTGATAATGTAAAGTTGTGGAATTCCGAGAAAAGTTTAATTAATAAATATTTTGTAAATAAAGATGGACAAATTTTAGATTTAGGTTGTGGCCTAGGAAGAACCACATTCGGAATTTTTGAACTAGGATATAAAAACATTGTAGGTGTTGATATTTCTTTTAGAATGATTGAAGAAGCAAAAAAAATAAATTTAAATTTAAATAAAAATATACTTTTTCAAGTAGGAGATGCGACAGAATTACCATTTAAAGATAAAAGCTTTGATTATATTCTTTTTTCCTTTAATGGCTGAACAGGGATTCCATCAGAAAAATTTCGCTTAAAAGCTTTAGAAGAAATTTTTAGGTTATTAAAAGAAGATGGTATTTTTATTTTTACAGCACATGATCGTGAAGAAATTGAATATTTAAAATATTATAAAAATAGTTTAGAAAAATGTTCTAGTGAATTTATTTTTGAAAAGTATGGTGATTTTATTTTTGTAAATGAAGATTATGTCTGCGATTTTTTACATTTATATTCTAAAGAAGAATTAGTGACAATTCTAACAAGTAAAAATTTTAAAATATTAGATATAGTAAATAGAGATAAAAACTTCCAAGAAAATAAACTAGTAAAAGAAATATCAGATAACACTACTTTTTGAATTGTTAAAAAGTAG
- a CDS encoding ABC transporter permease, which yields MQIFIGILMLSIISFIILSFAALSGMFSERVGIVNIGIEGMIIIGATFYGLFNHLLKIKSPWMQIPLFIISASITGLFSMLHGFVTIKLKGDHIISGVAINLLAPAISIFLLKLLGDGNRFNKYTNELSLSQNFNSDLLNLVSLKSLFIIIAFVAIIILLYKTKWGLRLKSIGENPQAADVAGINVNSYKWQGVIISGILAGIAGGIFYQWKGLVFGGSAEGFGFLALTILIMGQWKPQWILIIGFVFSAIYGSALYLQGTQEAALHSIKTYGDLLIAVPFVFTIFILIFTSKKSIAPAAVGQPYDKSKR from the coding sequence ATGCAAATTTTTATTGGAATATTAATGCTTTCAATTATTTCTTTCATAATTCTTTCTTTTGCAGCTCTTTCTGGTATGTTTAGCGAAAGAGTAGGAATAGTTAATATCGGAATAGAAGGGATGATAATCATTGGTGCTACATTCTATGGACTTTTTAATCATTTATTAAAAATAAAAAGCCCTTGAATGCAAATACCTTTATTTATAATATCAGCCTCAATCACTGGTTTATTTTCTATGTTACATGGTTTTGTAACTATAAAGTTAAAAGGAGATCACATCATTTCTGGGGTTGCAATTAATTTACTAGCTCCAGCTATTAGTATTTTCTTATTAAAATTATTAGGTGATGGAAATAGATTCAATAAATATACAAATGAATTGTCATTATCTCAAAATTTTAACAGTGATTTATTAAACTTAGTATCATTAAAAAGTCTTTTCATCATAATTGCATTTGTTGCAATAATAATTCTTTTATATAAAACTAAATGAGGATTAAGATTAAAATCAATAGGTGAAAATCCACAAGCTGCTGACGTTGCTGGGATTAATGTTAATTCTTACAAATGACAAGGAGTTATTATTTCTGGAATACTAGCAGGAATAGCTGGTGGTATATTCTATCAATGAAAAGGATTAGTATTTGGAGGTTCAGCAGAAGGATTTGGATTCTTAGCATTAACCATTTTAATTATGGGACAATGAAAACCACAATGAATATTAATAATTGGTTTTGTGTTTTCTGCGATTTACGGATCCGCTTTATATTTACAAGGAACACAAGAAGCGGCATTACATTCAATTAAAACATATGGTGATTTATTAATAGCAGTTCCTTTTGTATTTACAATATTTATTTTAATTTTTACTTCTAAAAAATCAATTGCTCCAGCCGCGGTTGGGCAACCTTATGATAAATCCAAACGTTAA
- a CDS encoding alpha-amylase family glycosyl hydrolase, which translates to MNININDIEVIMKENILNWANKVIYQIFPRSFKDSNNDGNGDLRGIISKLDYLENLGIDAIWLCPVYETEFADAGYDVLDYKKIWSTFGTIEDFKFLVEEAKKRNIEIIMDIVLNHTSNKHQWFLKAIESEKNKEHNYYIWTDKPGDEESIFGGSAWEYVPSLNKYYFHLFAKEQVDLNWESDFTIDAMVDVIDFWYNLGVRGFRLDAIQHVHKETNNGNFSHSFGSKMVEYLQKFENKIYETKKDVFFIGEASGIQPNTVLKYAQGKDKIADNFYNFGSWWIGWGKETGRNGYDANWKISDFANPAILEYQNNKEIKNYMITNFMSSHDTARSISRWGDEKLFWEESAKSLALYQFSLKGIQTVLYGEEIGLKNPIFHSRKDFRDVDALNAYRIFVDEKKKYTEQEMTRFHNINSRDNSRIPMVWNKKENFGFNEGKKTWIKKSGYYLNSSVEEQERKEDSILNFYKNIIKLRKKFSSVLIDGEAQMELLENEVIKVTRFSNDQKIVSLINLTNKEKTIDSFNNREILLNTYSDKKGIENILRPYQSIMFLEK; encoded by the coding sequence ATGAATATTAATATTAATGATATTGAGGTTATAATGAAAGAAAATATACTAAATTGAGCAAATAAAGTTATATATCAAATTTTCCCAAGATCTTTTAAAGATTCTAATAATGACGGGAACGGAGATCTTAGAGGGATAATTTCTAAATTAGATTATTTAGAAAATCTAGGAATTGATGCAATTTGATTATGTCCTGTATATGAAACGGAATTTGCTGATGCTGGATATGATGTATTAGATTATAAAAAAATATGATCCACCTTTGGAACAATAGAAGATTTTAAATTTTTAGTAGAAGAAGCGAAAAAAAGAAATATAGAAATTATAATGGACATTGTTTTAAATCATACTTCTAATAAACATCAATGATTTTTAAAAGCAATTGAATCTGAAAAAAATAAAGAACATAATTATTATATTTGAACAGATAAACCAGGAGATGAAGAATCTATTTTTGGTGGAAGTGCTTGAGAATATGTGCCTTCATTAAATAAATACTATTTCCACTTGTTTGCTAAAGAACAAGTTGATTTAAATTGAGAATCTGATTTTACAATTGACGCAATGGTTGATGTAATAGATTTTTGATATAACCTTGGAGTAAGAGGTTTTAGACTAGATGCTATACAACACGTACACAAAGAAACAAATAATGGAAACTTTTCTCATTCATTTGGTTCTAAAATGGTTGAGTATCTTCAAAAATTTGAAAACAAAATTTACGAAACTAAAAAAGATGTATTTTTTATTGGTGAAGCTTCAGGAATTCAACCAAATACAGTGTTAAAATATGCTCAAGGAAAAGATAAAATCGCAGATAATTTTTATAATTTTGGTTCTTGATGAATTGGTTGAGGAAAAGAAACAGGAAGAAATGGTTATGATGCAAATTGAAAAATTAGTGACTTTGCAAATCCGGCTATTTTAGAATACCAAAACAATAAAGAAATTAAAAATTATATGATTACGAACTTTATGTCATCCCATGATACAGCTAGATCAATTTCTAGATGAGGAGATGAAAAATTATTTTGAGAAGAATCAGCAAAATCATTAGCTTTATATCAATTTAGTCTTAAAGGAATTCAAACAGTTCTATATGGAGAGGAAATAGGTTTAAAAAATCCAATTTTCCACTCTAGAAAAGATTTTAGAGATGTAGATGCTTTAAATGCTTATAGAATTTTTGTGGATGAAAAGAAAAAATATACTGAACAAGAAATGACAAGATTCCATAATATTAATAGTAGAGATAACTCTAGAATTCCTATGGTTTGAAATAAAAAAGAAAACTTCGGTTTTAATGAAGGTAAAAAAACTTGAATTAAAAAATCTGGATATTATTTAAATTCTTCTGTTGAAGAACAAGAAAGAAAAGAAGATTCTATATTGAACTTTTATAAAAATATAATTAAATTAAGAAAAAAATTCTCTTCAGTTTTAATTGATGGAGAAGCACAGATGGAATTATTAGAAAACGAAGTTATAAAAGTTACTAGATTTAGTAATGATCAAAAAATAGTTTCATTAATAAATCTTACTAATAAAGAAAAAACAATAGATTCATTTAATAATAGAGAAATTTTACTTAATACTTACTCTGATAAGAAAGGAATTGAAAACATTTTAAGACCTTATCAGTCTATAATGTTTTTAGAAAAATAA
- the pgmB gene encoding beta-phosphoglucomutase, producing the protein MIKGLVFDLDGVITETASLHYKSWKKEVAKIGLDFTEEQNSALKGLNRIDTLKAILKLFNVNLSEEKILEMADNKNKYYKSLLETDIDSKDILPNIKEFLDHAKKHNLKLAIASSSFNAPLILKKIGLYDYFDFIVDPATVKKGKPNPEIFLKATEGLKLKPEEVIGFEDAIAGVKGLKEANIKTVAITHNEKENWEIADLILTSTKELKLKKLLDLFN; encoded by the coding sequence ATGATAAAAGGATTAGTATTTGATTTAGATGGAGTAATAACAGAAACTGCATCATTACACTACAAATCTTGAAAAAAAGAAGTAGCTAAAATTGGCTTAGACTTCACAGAAGAACAAAATAGTGCTTTAAAAGGTTTAAATAGAATTGATACATTGAAAGCTATTTTAAAATTATTCAATGTAAATTTAAGTGAAGAAAAAATTTTAGAAATGGCTGACAATAAAAATAAATACTACAAATCATTATTAGAAACAGATATTGATAGTAAAGATATTTTGCCTAATATTAAAGAATTTTTAGATCATGCTAAAAAACATAATTTAAAATTAGCTATTGCTTCTAGTTCTTTTAACGCTCCTTTAATTTTAAAAAAAATAGGTCTATATGATTATTTTGATTTTATAGTTGATCCAGCTACTGTTAAAAAAGGTAAACCTAATCCTGAAATATTTTTAAAAGCAACTGAAGGGTTAAAGTTAAAACCAGAAGAAGTTATTGGTTTTGAAGATGCAATTGCTGGAGTAAAAGGTTTAAAAGAAGCTAATATTAAAACTGTAGCTATAACTCACAATGAAAAAGAAAACTGAGAAATAGCGGATCTTATATTAACTTCAACAAAAGAATTAAAACTAAAAAAATTATTGGATTTATTTAACTAA
- a CDS encoding LppA-related lipoprotein, with the protein MKKKIFYFNILLNSFFTPLSLISCNNQVGDKKIENNNLNNKNNSDSDNVNTSENKLETNDFKSLENFDTKLEVVDFYKDHDALSFYEKIKNNQNTLIGFIKIKPSIWEEFEIQASFDDDFNNIDNKNGLIKNIKLVFVKNNKNKVFKITLSGFLVKDKENIDERDNLLIQKNIKESNISKLFPSFVASMLVFNSNSSLFTDLQNRSQDENETIINYDNLINREFLEELFRPNSGINLTPLILRNFFFERTDKELSDDELKFNYKISGAKANDLEGTLSIEVSIFRLSDQEKGINDEKRKVFNFSGFKKFKRDENQKILPTIIDFYMLLIEKKEAIKKIRIKDVLESEINKLASNEEKFEVTDKIIREKINILKNAIFNKLLVNIFSGENDEVYNWIDNDTRISKLIGRKDKQSIYPFVTTLSSNLIKNIRFYISKKDNSDENELIVDVDFSFLPYVSSTISDFTSSHSSAEEIEWTKEFIRVKINDL; encoded by the coding sequence ATGAAAAAAAAGATATTTTATTTTAATATTCTACTGAATTCATTTTTTACACCTTTAAGTTTAATATCATGTAATAATCAAGTTGGTGATAAAAAAATAGAAAATAATAATTTAAATAATAAAAATAATAGCGATTCAGATAATGTTAATACTTCAGAGAATAAACTAGAAACTAATGATTTTAAATCTTTAGAAAATTTTGATACTAAACTTGAAGTTGTTGATTTTTATAAAGATCATGACGCTTTATCTTTTTATGAAAAAATAAAGAATAATCAAAATACATTAATTGGATTTATTAAGATTAAACCAAGTATTTGAGAAGAGTTTGAAATTCAAGCGAGTTTTGATGATGATTTTAATAATATTGATAATAAAAATGGATTAATAAAAAATATTAAATTAGTTTTTGTCAAAAATAATAAAAATAAAGTATTTAAAATTACTTTATCAGGATTTCTTGTCAAAGACAAAGAAAATATTGATGAAAGAGACAATCTTTTAATTCAAAAAAACATAAAAGAAAGTAATATTAGCAAACTTTTCCCTTCTTTTGTAGCAAGTATGTTGGTTTTTAATTCGAATTCTAGTTTATTTACTGATCTACAAAATAGAAGTCAGGATGAAAATGAGACTATTATAAACTATGATAATTTGATAAATAGAGAATTTTTAGAAGAACTTTTTAGACCTAATTCTGGGATTAATTTAACCCCTTTAATTTTAAGAAATTTCTTTTTCGAAAGAACTGATAAAGAATTAAGTGATGATGAACTTAAATTCAATTATAAAATAAGTGGTGCTAAAGCTAATGATTTAGAGGGTACATTAAGTATTGAAGTTTCCATTTTTAGATTATCAGATCAAGAAAAAGGAATAAATGATGAAAAAAGAAAAGTTTTTAATTTTTCAGGTTTTAAAAAATTTAAAAGAGATGAAAATCAAAAAATATTACCTACAATAATTGATTTTTATATGCTTTTAATAGAAAAAAAAGAAGCTATTAAAAAAATAAGAATAAAAGATGTATTAGAATCAGAAATTAACAAATTAGCATCTAATGAAGAAAAATTTGAAGTTACAGATAAAATAATTAGAGAAAAGATTAATATTTTAAAGAATGCAATTTTTAATAAATTATTAGTAAATATTTTTTCTGGTGAAAATGATGAAGTATATAATTGAATTGATAACGATACAAGAATAAGTAAATTGATAGGTAGAAAAGACAAGCAAAGTATTTATCCTTTTGTAACAACATTAAGTTCTAATTTAATAAAAAACATTCGTTTCTATATATCAAAAAAAGACAATAGTGATGAAAATGAACTTATTGTAGATGTGGATTTTTCTTTCCTCCCTTATGTTTCTTCTACAATTAGTGATTTTACCTCTTCTCATTCTTCTGCTGAAGAAATAGAATGAACTAAAGAGTTTATAAGAGTAAAAATTAATGATTTATAA
- a CDS encoding glycosyl hydrolase family 65 protein, whose amino-acid sequence MAKLFYDTKNLVITQKGFDPLLTKKTESIFAQGNGYLGIRAVDEERSYFNKEDFFVNGIFNKGDSTEVSEIANLADLIQTSIFIDNEIFMLNKRMNYKKSLDLKNGLLTREISFSKNNKKFVLVFKRLVSQKNKNIYAQTIELKQISGDKTNVKIIPLINGQTTNHGIQHFDEGKKLLVGKSLLQYQEQTNESKRWVIHNMKINAYSGDKLLESGNDDYVLKMARRQVGYEIKTEVSTKKSLKLEKIMSVSTTVDSDELLSFEQVKENADKLAKKIEKIDFKEIEKQNSLDYSKIYDQFEVKIEGGIDAKYDALALKFGIYHMNSFVPTHSSNMSVGAKGLSGEGYQGHCYWDTEFFIVPNYLFTKPNVARNLLEYRYKGIEGARKKAAEKNMIGAQFPWEMAWPTEGEVTPYWGQPDVVTGKQVPIASREQEIHVPGDVAFAVDQYYQVTKDLDFMEQMGYEMIIDTAIFWTSRVEKKGKEYHISDVMGPNEYKGNITNNNFINLIAKRNLELAINYINELSQESKGKEILEKIASKLPYKWNLDLMKEVRDNLVQQLPDKNNIISENDEFRKLPLIDVTPFQLLGDAGKKLFNTTEGHKRLGSQLVKQADVVLSTFVLGELFSKEVAAANFDYYEPITTHDSSLSPTTYAIKAVDLRKMDIAYKLFKYSLNIDMGPNFHSADAGIHAGSLAAIWQSIVYGYGGFRFLDKKTFISPILPKEWKRLSYSITVKGTKLKVVVNQKTFTIEKLSGNNIEVFVNEVPTLITSKKSKFEVVEKW is encoded by the coding sequence ATGGCAAAATTATTTTACGATACTAAAAATTTAGTTATCACACAAAAAGGATTTGATCCTTTATTAACAAAGAAAACAGAGTCTATTTTTGCTCAAGGTAATGGTTACTTAGGGATAAGAGCAGTAGATGAAGAAAGAAGTTATTTTAACAAAGAAGATTTTTTTGTTAACGGTATTTTTAACAAAGGTGATTCTACTGAAGTTTCCGAAATAGCAAATTTAGCAGATTTAATCCAAACATCGATATTTATTGATAATGAAATTTTCATGCTTAACAAAAGAATGAATTATAAAAAATCATTAGATTTAAAAAACGGTTTATTAACTAGAGAAATTTCTTTTTCTAAAAACAATAAGAAATTCGTTTTAGTATTTAAACGTTTAGTTTCTCAAAAAAATAAGAATATTTACGCTCAAACAATTGAGTTAAAACAAATTTCTGGTGATAAAACTAATGTTAAAATTATTCCGTTAATTAATGGTCAGACAACAAATCATGGAATTCAACATTTTGATGAAGGTAAAAAATTATTAGTTGGAAAATCTTTACTACAATATCAAGAACAAACTAATGAATCAAAAAGATGAGTAATTCATAACATGAAAATTAATGCTTATTCTGGTGATAAATTATTAGAAAGTGGTAATGATGATTATGTTTTAAAAATGGCTAGAAGACAAGTAGGTTATGAAATTAAAACAGAAGTTTCTACAAAAAAATCATTGAAATTAGAAAAAATAATGTCTGTGTCTACAACTGTAGATAGTGATGAACTACTTTCTTTCGAACAAGTAAAAGAAAATGCAGATAAACTAGCAAAGAAAATTGAAAAAATTGATTTTAAAGAAATCGAAAAACAAAACTCATTAGATTACTCTAAAATTTACGATCAATTTGAAGTTAAAATTGAAGGTGGAATTGATGCAAAATATGATGCACTAGCATTAAAATTCGGAATTTATCATATGAATTCCTTTGTTCCGACACACTCATCTAATATGTCCGTAGGGGCAAAAGGCCTTTCTGGAGAAGGATATCAAGGACACTGTTATTGAGATACAGAATTTTTTATCGTACCAAATTATTTATTTACAAAACCAAATGTTGCTAGAAATCTTTTAGAATATCGTTATAAAGGAATAGAAGGAGCTAGAAAAAAAGCAGCTGAAAAAAACATGATTGGTGCACAATTTCCATGAGAAATGGCTTGACCTACAGAAGGAGAAGTTACTCCTTACTGAGGTCAACCGGATGTGGTTACTGGAAAACAAGTTCCTATTGCTTCTAGAGAACAAGAAATTCACGTTCCAGGAGATGTTGCGTTTGCTGTAGATCAATATTACCAAGTTACTAAAGATTTAGATTTTATGGAACAAATGGGTTATGAAATGATTATAGATACTGCTATTTTCTGAACTTCTCGTGTTGAGAAAAAAGGAAAAGAATATCATATAAGTGACGTTATGGGACCTAATGAATATAAAGGTAATATAACAAATAATAACTTTATTAACTTAATTGCAAAAAGAAACTTAGAATTAGCAATTAACTATATTAATGAATTATCACAAGAGTCAAAAGGAAAAGAAATTTTAGAAAAAATCGCATCAAAATTACCTTATAAATGAAACTTAGATTTAATGAAAGAGGTAAGGGATAATTTAGTTCAACAATTACCTGATAAAAACAATATTATTTCTGAAAATGATGAATTTAGAAAATTACCTTTAATAGATGTTACACCTTTCCAATTATTAGGTGATGCAGGTAAAAAATTATTTAATACTACAGAAGGTCATAAAAGATTAGGATCACAATTAGTAAAACAAGCTGATGTTGTTCTTTCAACATTTGTTTTAGGTGAGCTTTTCTCTAAAGAAGTAGCAGCAGCTAATTTTGATTATTATGAACCTATCACAACACACGATTCTTCTTTAAGTCCCACAACATATGCTATTAAAGCGGTTGATTTAAGAAAAATGGATATTGCATATAAATTATTTAAATACTCTTTAAATATTGACATGGGACCAAATTTCCATTCAGCAGATGCAGGAATTCATGCAGGATCTTTAGCGGCTATTTGACAAAGTATAGTTTATGGTTATGGTGGATTTAGATTTTTAGATAAAAAAACTTTCATTTCTCCAATTCTTCCAAAAGAGTGAAAAAGATTATCTTATTCTATAACTGTTAAAGGAACTAAATTAAAAGTTGTTGTTAACCAAAAAACATTTACAATTGAAAAATTATCAGGTAATAACATTGAGGTTTTTGTAAATGAAGTTCCAACATTAATTACAAGCAAAAAATCTAAATTTGAGGTTGTAGAAAAATGATAA
- a CDS encoding dUTP diphosphatase encodes MYNKNMNFVKIFEFQKELDKKFEDARIERKMSKDKFDWKLQISLAIIVEIAEFANELQSFKFWKNNKNIDKNKLLEEWADIIHFLSSCANFLNLEPLIEPQVFSKDINLQLQEVFQSSIIFQKHFNKESLKKLYSLILGFLDILEINENQLTDAYFKKAEINLKRIHDKY; translated from the coding sequence ATGTATAATAAAAATATGAATTTTGTAAAAATATTTGAATTCCAAAAAGAACTGGATAAAAAATTTGAAGACGCTAGAATTGAAAGAAAAATGTCAAAAGACAAATTCGACTGAAAATTACAAATTTCTTTAGCAATAATTGTTGAAATTGCTGAATTTGCAAATGAATTACAATCATTTAAATTTTGAAAAAACAATAAAAATATAGATAAAAACAAATTATTGGAAGAGTGAGCTGATATTATACATTTTCTTAGTTCTTGCGCTAATTTTTTAAATTTAGAACCTTTAATTGAACCACAAGTTTTTTCTAAAGATATTAATTTACAACTACAAGAAGTTTTTCAATCTTCTATAATATTTCAAAAACATTTTAATAAAGAGAGTTTAAAAAAATTGTATTCCTTAATTTTAGGTTTTTTAGACATTCTTGAAATAAACGAAAATCAACTAACTGATGCATATTTTAAAAAGGCGGAAATAAATTTAAAAAGAATTCATGATAAATATTAA
- a CDS encoding alpha-amylase family glycosyl hydrolase — protein MYKYKGNYEDVFKNVDRLDYKLANKISNLGISKKNNFFYFRFWIPDVEEVYIDIFAKDDKMQRLATYSFKQYNDLWTVKVSEIYEGYYYLFKVKRKKNFPFEYVIDPYSKAFAPFDWEGKTNKIPLSVIVDWEKILTKDIPNIPLKSKWDNGVDPLIYELHIRDFTSLLDQKNFQNRLGTFNAALENNIFKYLKDLNITHLQLLPIQSIYTLNDKKLKILNKGQGSGWTTNYNWGYDPLNYFSIAGWYSSDPTEGSIRIREFKNFVNEAHKNGIGIIMDVVFNHMMTNQLFESIAPNYYFRNNSEITPVSDPAINSEARMVRKMIIDSLVYFAKYFGVDGFRFDLSTFTDKDTLLLAHKELKKINKNIILHGEAWPFSDLDFENSFTKGTNDNDIKFAYFNDTIRNSIKGSDSIEENQKGLIQGNYDNYGDFLVSIVGNVKEYNYPTSDFIKINNYNVFANEPNISLQYAACHDGFTLWDKIAVTSEEKFEENIALNNQALMMQITSQGRQLILAGTELLQTKPTDLSGQHDNRFLNILNEENNLSIDKNESVVDNSYKTTDYTNGMKWNHLSNDEIKNKVFEFTKKLFKFRNSTNFFRLKTTKEINKKVKFISIKSNFVVYSIIDKNDKIYVAHNFNNFAVNDFDYKNLKIKISSRAITKEEIKEQIIPAHTSIIFLEK, from the coding sequence ATGTATAAATATAAAGGAAATTATGAAGATGTTTTTAAAAATGTAGACAGATTAGATTATAAACTAGCTAATAAAATTAGTAATTTAGGAATTAGCAAAAAAAATAATTTTTTTTACTTTAGATTTTGAATTCCAGATGTTGAAGAAGTTTATATAGATATTTTTGCCAAAGATGATAAAATGCAAAGACTAGCAACATATAGTTTTAAGCAATATAATGATTTATGAACAGTAAAAGTTTCTGAAATTTATGAAGGTTACTATTATTTATTTAAGGTAAAGAGAAAGAAAAATTTCCCTTTTGAATATGTTATAGATCCATATTCAAAAGCTTTTGCGCCATTTGATTGAGAAGGAAAAACTAATAAAATCCCTTTATCTGTTATTGTAGACTGAGAAAAAATATTAACAAAAGATATTCCTAATATCCCTTTAAAAAGTAAATGAGATAATGGAGTTGATCCTTTGATATATGAATTACATATCAGAGATTTTACTTCTTTATTAGATCAAAAAAACTTCCAAAACAGATTAGGAACATTTAATGCGGCACTAGAAAACAATATTTTTAAATACTTAAAAGATTTAAATATTACTCATTTACAATTATTACCAATTCAATCTATTTATACTTTAAATGATAAAAAATTAAAAATTTTAAATAAAGGTCAAGGTTCAGGGTGAACCACTAATTATAATTGAGGCTATGACCCTCTAAACTATTTTTCAATTGCTGGATGATATTCATCCGATCCTACAGAAGGAAGTATTAGAATTAGAGAATTTAAAAATTTTGTAAATGAAGCTCATAAAAATGGCATAGGTATCATTATGGATGTTGTGTTTAACCACATGATGACTAATCAACTATTTGAATCTATAGCGCCTAATTATTATTTTAGAAATAATAGTGAAATAACTCCAGTTTCCGATCCTGCTATTAATTCTGAAGCTAGAATGGTAAGAAAAATGATAATTGATTCTTTAGTTTATTTTGCAAAATATTTTGGAGTAGATGGTTTTAGATTTGATTTGTCCACATTCACCGATAAAGACACCTTATTATTGGCGCACAAAGAATTGAAAAAGATAAATAAAAATATTATTTTACATGGTGAAGCATGACCTTTTAGTGATTTAGATTTTGAAAATTCTTTTACTAAAGGAACAAATGATAATGATATAAAATTTGCTTATTTTAATGATACTATTAGAAATTCTATTAAAGGTTCTGATAGTATTGAAGAAAATCAAAAAGGGTTAATTCAAGGTAATTATGACAATTATGGAGATTTTTTAGTATCTATAGTTGGAAATGTGAAAGAATATAATTACCCAACAAGTGATTTCATTAAAATAAATAATTACAATGTTTTTGCTAATGAACCAAATATTTCATTACAATATGCAGCCTGTCATGATGGTTTTACTTTATGAGATAAAATAGCAGTTACTTCAGAAGAAAAATTTGAAGAAAATATCGCTTTAAATAACCAAGCTTTAATGATGCAAATAACTTCCCAAGGAAGACAATTAATTTTAGCTGGTACAGAATTATTACAAACAAAACCAACAGATTTAAGTGGTCAACATGATAATAGGTTTTTAAATATATTAAATGAGGAAAACAATTTAAGTATTGATAAAAATGAATCAGTTGTAGACAATTCTTATAAAACTACAGATTATACTAATGGAATGAAATGAAATCATTTATCAAATGATGAAATAAAAAATAAAGTTTTCGAGTTTACTAAAAAACTTTTTAAGTTTAGAAATTCTACAAACTTTTTCAGACTAAAGACAACAAAAGAAATAAATAAAAAAGTTAAATTCATATCGATTAAAAGTAATTTTGTAGTTTATTCTATAATTGATAAAAACGATAAAATTTACGTTGCACATAATTTTAATAATTTTGCAGTCAATGATTTTGACTATAAAAATCTAAAAATAAAAATAAGTTCTAGAGCTATAACAAAAGAAGAAATCAAAGAACAAATAATACCAGCACATACATCAATAATTTTTTTAGAAAAATAA